A section of the Cydia amplana chromosome 15, ilCydAmpl1.1, whole genome shotgun sequence genome encodes:
- the LOC134654641 gene encoding uncharacterized protein LOC134654641, which yields MAKPSFDVKTAIALLPVMTGQEDTTKQLIDGIIMYSSIINSETQQVLIEFVLKTRLSSSAKLRLKTSYTSVELLIADMRTFLLPKKSSESIQAQLYRARQGRRTIEAFGAEIEDLFVNLTISQADGNDSRYDILRPLNERSAIKRFADGLADPKLSTIISSRQFTSLPEAIRTAIDEHSSSPQQEQILHYGRNHYRDKLTTTNLLEHKINLKENASPVYVKPYRIPHALRKELQTQIQDMLDNDIIEETTSEWSSPVLLVPKKSDKLGEKKWRLVVDYRQLNNKIQDDKFPLPNITEILDSLAGSTVT from the exons ATGGCTAAGCCCAGTTTTGATGTCAAGACGGCCATCGCCTTGTTGCCCGTCATGACGGGGCAGGAGGATACCACTAAGCAGTTGATAGACGGCATTATAATGTACAGTTCCATTATTAATAGCGAAACTCAACAGGTTTTAATAGAGTTCGTCCTGAAAACAAGACTCTCGTCTAGCGCTAAGCTCAGATTAAAGACGTCATATACTAGCGTAGAATTACTTATCGCGGATATGCGTACATTCTTACTACCTAAAAAATCGTCCGAATCGATTCAGGCTCAACTGTACAGAGCTAGGCAAGGTAGGAGAACTATAGAGGCATTCGGAGCCGAGATCGAGGATCTTTTTGTCAATCTGACCATATCCCAGGCCGACGGTAACGATAGCAGGTACGATATACTTCGTCCACTGAACGAGAGATCAGCCATTAAACGGTTTGCAGACGGTTTAGCGGATCCCAAGTTAAGTACCATAATATCATCTAGGCAATTTACGTCATTGCCCGAAGCGATAAGGACGGCCATCGACGAGCACAGCTCATCACCACAGCAGGAGCAGATCCTACATTACGGGCGCAACCATTATC GCGACAAGCTTACTACAACAAACTTGCTGGAGcacaaaattaacttaaaagaAAATGCCAGCCCAGTATACGTAAAACCTTACAGGATACCACATGCCTTACGCAAAGAACTCCAAACTCAGATCCAAGATATGCTAGACAACGACATAATTGAAGAGACTACTTCCGAGTGGTCCAGTCCAGTTTTGCTTGTTCCCAAAAAGAGTGATAAGTTAGGAGAAAAGAAATGGAGATTGGTTGTCGACTATAggcaactaaataataaaatacaggaTGATAAATTCCCATTGCCCAACATAACAGAAATATTAGATTCCCTAGCAG